A genomic stretch from Thermomonospora umbrina includes:
- a CDS encoding IS701 family transposase, protein MTGSGAWRRGSVVDAHRSHRTHEIVWREVADDFVTEYSRRMLMSLPRRDQRESGELYISGLLSLTGRKSMRSIASIAGGGAAEQRLHHFISKSPWDWVMVRRALAADLDRALDPLAWVVRPMVVLKAGEHTVGVTESFVPQLGRVVNCQRSYGVWLAGETQSAPVNWRLLLSEEWLTDAERRRRAEIRDASGGDDGGVPPAAAVALELTRAWGLRPRPVITDARDEDVEALVRHLLAAKVSFVLRIGGATRLTRWSAASRGRAGRWMTAQHLAESTDRGGPQVGWVGRIGPVGRAAPFSVTDVVPPPGSGAALLRLVGAPRPGERRVRELWLSNMTDASSAHIVRLGRLTERVDEDFAEISTKLGVMDFEGRSFGGWHRHATLSAVAQGIVTLSAARDQAVEPHGDDLQIAWTTPGWLEALLPGRARGHGAPEEVLR, encoded by the coding sequence GTGACTGGATCCGGAGCCTGGCGGAGGGGTTCAGTCGTGGACGCACACCGTTCTCATCGAACACACGAGATCGTTTGGAGAGAGGTCGCCGACGACTTCGTCACCGAGTACAGCCGGCGGATGCTGATGTCGTTGCCGCGCCGCGACCAGCGGGAGAGCGGCGAACTGTACATTTCCGGGCTGCTGTCGCTCACCGGCCGCAAGTCGATGCGCTCGATCGCGTCGATCGCGGGGGGCGGCGCCGCCGAGCAGAGATTGCACCACTTCATCAGCAAGTCGCCGTGGGATTGGGTCATGGTGCGCAGGGCGCTGGCCGCGGATCTCGATCGGGCGCTCGATCCGCTGGCATGGGTGGTGCGGCCGATGGTGGTCCTCAAGGCCGGAGAGCACACCGTCGGGGTGACCGAATCCTTCGTTCCGCAACTCGGGCGCGTGGTCAACTGCCAACGCTCGTACGGGGTCTGGTTGGCCGGCGAGACGCAGAGCGCGCCGGTCAACTGGCGGTTGCTGCTGTCGGAGGAGTGGCTCACCGACGCCGAGCGCAGGCGACGCGCGGAGATCCGGGATGCCTCCGGCGGCGACGACGGGGGCGTCCCGCCCGCGGCGGCGGTCGCGCTCGAACTGACGCGGGCGTGGGGGCTGCGGCCCCGTCCGGTGATCACCGACGCCCGCGATGAGGACGTGGAGGCGCTGGTGCGGCACCTGTTGGCCGCGAAGGTCTCCTTCGTGCTGCGGATCGGCGGCGCCACGCGGCTGACCCGATGGAGCGCCGCCTCCCGCGGGCGGGCGGGCCGGTGGATGACGGCGCAGCACCTGGCCGAGAGCACCGACCGGGGCGGGCCTCAGGTCGGATGGGTGGGACGCATCGGTCCGGTCGGCCGGGCCGCGCCGTTCTCCGTCACCGACGTCGTGCCGCCGCCCGGCTCCGGGGCCGCCCTGCTGCGACTGGTCGGCGCCCCCCGCCCGGGGGAACGCAGGGTGCGGGAGCTGTGGCTGTCGAACATGACCGATGCGTCGTCCGCGCACATCGTGCGGCTGGGCCGCCTCACCGAACGCGTCGACGAGGACTTCGCCGAGATCAGCACCAAGCTCGGCGTGATGGACTTCGAGGGCCGCTCCTTCGGGGGCTGGCACCGGCACGCCACGCTCAGCGCCGTGGCGCAGGGCATCGTGACACTGTCCGCCGCGCGCGATCAGGCCGTCGAGCCGCACGGCGACGACCTGCAGATCGCCTGGACGACCCCGGGTTGGCTGGAGGCCCTGCTCCCCGGAAGGGCGCGCGGCCACGGAGCACCCGAGGAGGTGCTCCGCTGA
- a CDS encoding SseB family protein: MAGPTLVQPQFPDDDGSADPALRDALAAHARGHAGEYAVLERLAVARLLVPIVAVLTEEEAVAPGELRREKESDMALPTLLGEDGRRGVLGFTSMDALRRWREDARPVPVHTRDACRSALDEGAHALVVDVAGPVPFAVDGLRLHLLAEGRAVPPPHEDPDVLAAIEAAFGGEEGVRGVRVGRGEAAELAIRCGLAPGHDERAILRRVSDRLAELLRGRIVGGVELTVARAAPGRPE, translated from the coding sequence GTGGCCGGACCGACCCTTGTGCAACCGCAGTTCCCCGACGACGACGGCAGCGCCGATCCCGCGTTGAGGGACGCGCTGGCCGCCCACGCCCGGGGGCACGCGGGCGAGTACGCCGTGCTGGAGCGGCTCGCGGTCGCCCGGCTCCTCGTTCCCATCGTCGCCGTCCTCACCGAGGAGGAGGCGGTGGCCCCCGGAGAGCTGCGCCGGGAGAAGGAGAGCGACATGGCGCTGCCCACCCTCCTCGGCGAGGACGGGCGGCGCGGGGTCCTGGGGTTCACCTCGATGGACGCCCTGCGGCGCTGGCGCGAGGACGCCCGACCGGTCCCCGTCCACACCCGTGACGCGTGCCGGTCGGCGCTCGACGAGGGGGCGCACGCCCTGGTCGTCGACGTGGCCGGGCCCGTCCCGTTCGCCGTGGACGGGCTGCGGCTGCACCTGCTGGCCGAGGGCCGTGCCGTGCCGCCCCCGCACGAGGACCCGGACGTGCTCGCCGCGATCGAGGCCGCGTTCGGCGGCGAGGAGGGTGTGCGGGGGGTGCGCGTCGGCCGGGGCGAGGCGGCGGAGCTGGCGATCCGCTGCGGGCTGGCGCCCGGCCACGACGAGCGGGCCATCCTCCGGCGCGTCTCCGACCGGCTGGCCGAACTGCTGCGCGGCCGCATCGTCGGCGGCGTCGAGCTGACCGTCGCCCGTGCCGCGCCCGGGCGGCCCGAGTAG